The Planctomycetia bacterium genome has a segment encoding these proteins:
- a CDS encoding DUF1801 domain-containing protein: MAKMVTGKVQDIDSYLATVNPSQRKALQSLRKTIQKAAPEAVEGISYNLPAFRLLGKPLVAFSAFTNHCSFFPMSGKLIDQFQKELKGFETSKGTIRFTTDKPLPASLITRIVKARVADIESKPKPKAGRKVSDTSDEVTAFLKNLKHPLQKDYLAVQKIILNAHASISAGIKWNSLSFKTHEYFATINLRNKDAVQLVMHLGAKVKDNTKPMIIDDQQGLLQWLSSDRCLLTLGKGQALNKNKKALRNIILQWIKYV; encoded by the coding sequence ATGGCAAAGATGGTTACCGGGAAAGTCCAGGATATTGACAGTTACCTTGCCACCGTGAATCCCTCACAACGGAAGGCATTGCAGTCGCTGCGTAAAACGATTCAAAAGGCAGCACCCGAAGCTGTCGAAGGGATCAGCTACAATCTGCCTGCCTTTCGTTTGCTGGGTAAACCCCTGGTAGCTTTCAGCGCCTTTACCAACCACTGCTCTTTCTTCCCGATGAGTGGAAAGCTCATCGATCAATTTCAAAAGGAACTGAAGGGATTTGAAACCAGCAAAGGAACCATCCGGTTTACCACAGATAAGCCGCTGCCTGCATCACTGATCACCAGGATAGTCAAGGCTCGTGTAGCGGATATTGAAAGCAAACCCAAACCAAAAGCAGGTCGCAAAGTCAGCGATACTTCTGACGAAGTTACAGCATTTCTAAAAAATCTGAAGCATCCACTTCAGAAAGATTACCTGGCTGTACAGAAAATAATACTGAATGCCCATGCTTCCATATCGGCAGGCATCAAATGGAACTCACTGAGCTTCAAAACCCATGAATACTTTGCCACGATCAACCTGCGCAACAAAGATGCAGTTCAACTGGTGATGCACCTTGGTGCGAAAGTAAAAGATAACACCAAACCAATGATAATTGATGATCAACAAGGACTATTACAATGGCTGTCGAGTGACCGTTGCCTATTAACACTGGGCAAAGGGCAAGCACTGAATAAGAACAAAAAGGCACTGCGAAACATTATCCTGCAGTGGATCAAGTATGTTTAA